A section of the Chloroflexota bacterium genome encodes:
- a CDS encoding type II toxin-antitoxin system Phd/YefM family antitoxin has product MVINVYEAKTNLSKLLDRVADGEELVLGRAGRPIARLVPYTFPQTPRRPGRLGGTVWVAPDFDETPAGVVADFEGADSGSS; this is encoded by the coding sequence ATGGTTATCAACGTCTATGAGGCCAAGACGAATTTGTCGAAGCTCCTGGACCGAGTTGCCGACGGCGAAGAGTTGGTGCTAGGAAGGGCCGGGCGGCCAATTGCGCGTCTGGTGCCATACACGTTTCCGCAGACTCCTCGCCGACCAGGCAGGTTAGGCGGCACGGTGTGGGTAGCTCCGGACTTTGACGAGACGCCCGCGGGGGTCGTCGCGGATTTCGAAGGCGCGGATTCGGGTTCATCGTGA
- a CDS encoding amidase, producing MRPLRRICRVMAISDNDSILFAEVSEQIAALRGGHISPVELVEAHLGRIESQPAFSDAWMEVFAESALEQAAALGSSDLEKPLGGIPVASKDLFDIAGMVTTAASPTRLGAASAPEDSHVIARLRQAGAIILGKTVLHEFAFGVTGVNPHFGTPPNPWRRDRVPGGSSSGSAVAVAIGAAPLALGSDTGGSIRLPAALCGISGHKPTYGFVSKRGVFPLSLNLDHAGPMARSAQDCAIMLDAIAGYDPRDPYCPPGERIKTEERIGRSIAGWRIAIPDDEHFADLQSEVGSAIERAIATLGELGAVLVEVPMPWAGPAFANNSAMVPAEAAYIHRELLGDSDLGRVSPDTQARLRAAFATSAVDYQERVDRRAEIVRAAELLLTEYDLLLTPSCYRTAGLLEGADTRRYLRDVAFTGIFDQTGQPSISVPCGFDSEGLPIGLMLTARRWRDDLPLTAAHAFQQATSWHRARPRLD from the coding sequence ATGCGGCCACTTCGCCGCATCTGCCGGGTAATGGCCATCTCCGACAACGACTCAATTCTGTTCGCCGAGGTCTCCGAGCAAATCGCCGCGCTGCGCGGCGGGCATATCTCGCCGGTTGAATTGGTCGAGGCGCACCTTGGCCGGATCGAGAGCCAGCCGGCATTCTCCGATGCCTGGATGGAGGTGTTCGCCGAATCGGCGCTGGAGCAGGCCGCCGCCCTGGGTTCGTCCGACCTTGAGAAGCCTCTGGGCGGCATTCCGGTCGCCTCCAAGGATCTATTCGACATCGCCGGGATGGTGACCACCGCGGCCTCGCCCACCCGCCTGGGGGCGGCGTCTGCGCCGGAGGACTCCCACGTAATAGCCCGCCTGCGCCAAGCCGGCGCAATCATCCTCGGCAAGACCGTGCTGCACGAATTCGCTTTCGGCGTGACCGGAGTGAACCCGCATTTCGGGACGCCCCCCAACCCGTGGCGGCGCGACCGGGTGCCGGGTGGGTCTTCCTCCGGGTCGGCGGTCGCGGTTGCGATCGGTGCCGCGCCGCTGGCGCTGGGCTCGGACACCGGCGGATCGATCCGCCTGCCGGCCGCCTTGTGCGGTATCAGCGGCCACAAACCCACCTACGGATTCGTCTCTAAACGTGGCGTTTTTCCGCTGTCGCTGAACCTGGACCACGCGGGCCCGATGGCCCGGTCCGCGCAGGACTGCGCGATCATGCTCGATGCCATCGCCGGCTACGACCCGCGCGACCCGTACTGCCCGCCGGGCGAGCGCATCAAGACTGAGGAACGAATTGGCCGGTCGATCGCCGGCTGGAGGATCGCCATTCCCGACGATGAACACTTCGCCGACCTTCAATCCGAAGTCGGGTCCGCGATCGAGCGCGCCATCGCGACCCTGGGGGAACTTGGGGCGGTGCTGGTGGAAGTGCCGATGCCCTGGGCCGGTCCGGCTTTTGCCAACAATTCCGCAATGGTGCCGGCCGAGGCCGCCTACATCCATCGCGAGCTGCTGGGGGACTCGGACCTCGGCCGGGTCTCGCCCGACACCCAGGCCCGGCTGCGGGCGGCTTTTGCGACCTCGGCAGTCGACTACCAGGAACGCGTTGACCGCCGCGCCGAGATCGTCCGGGCCGCCGAGCTGCTCCTGACCGAATACGATCTTCTGCTGACCCCGAGCTGCTACCGCACGGCGGGACTGCTCGAAGGCGCCGACACCCGGCGCTACCTGCGCGACGTGGCTTTTACCGGAATTTTTGACCAGACCGGCCAGCCTTCAATCTCGGTGCCGTGCGGGTTCGACTCCGAGGGCCTGCCCATCGGTCTCATGCTCACCGCCCGGCGCTGGCGCGACGACCTGCCGCTCACCGCCGCCCACGCTTTCCAGCAGGCCACCAGCTGGCACCGCGCCCGGCCCCGGTTGGACTAG
- a CDS encoding type II toxin-antitoxin system VapC family toxin codes for MVNVLLDTSVLLRWVAGQSLSDSAVGAIADPENAVFVSAATIWEISVKRSLGKLRVGNEVFDIDNDGFEGLAIDAADARLAGELPRHHRDPFDRMLVAQALARGLVLVTSDRRLASYDAKMLFA; via the coding sequence ATCGTGAACGTCTTGTTGGACACGAGCGTGCTGCTGCGGTGGGTAGCGGGGCAGTCGCTGTCCGATTCGGCCGTCGGCGCAATCGCCGACCCGGAAAACGCAGTGTTTGTGAGCGCGGCCACCATTTGGGAAATCAGCGTGAAGCGATCGCTTGGAAAACTCCGGGTCGGAAACGAGGTATTCGACATCGACAACGACGGTTTCGAAGGGCTCGCCATCGATGCAGCTGACGCCCGCTTGGCCGGCGAGCTGCCCCGGCACCACCGAGACCCTTTCGACCGGATGCTGGTCGCTCAAGCGCTGGCGAGGGGGCTAGTCCTGGTGACATCCGATCGGCGACTGGCGAGCTACGATGCCAAGATGCTGTTTGCTTGA